Proteins co-encoded in one Centroberyx gerrardi isolate f3 chromosome 18, fCenGer3.hap1.cur.20231027, whole genome shotgun sequence genomic window:
- the LOC139933354 gene encoding gamma-aminobutyric acid receptor subunit rho-1-like translates to MRPGFGGPAVPVGVDVQVESLDTISEVDMDFTMTLYLRHYWKDDRLSFRSNNNQSMTFDGRLVKKIWVPDMFFVHSKKSFTHDTTTDNVMLRVYPDGKVLYSLRVTVTAMCSMDLSRFPLDTQTCSLEIESYAYTDDDLMLYWKEGNQSLNTDERISLSQFLIQEFHTTTRLAFYSSTGWYNRLYINFTLRRHIFFFLLQTYFPATLMVMLSWVSFWIDRRAVPARVPLGITTVLTMSTIITGVNASMPRVSYIKAVDIYLWVSFVFVFLSVIEYAAVNYLSTLQERKERKLRERVGAQQLPCTCGMAHPGMMSDSYSDVDFNTTGTYGMPEENGVKRERMLVQLAMESDQITGHVGSSAYSNVWIDTHAIDKYSRVIFPAAYILFNIIYWSIYC, encoded by the exons GTCCTGCAGTCCCAGTTGGAGTTGATGTTCAGGTTGAAAGTCTGGATACAATTTCAGAGGTTGACATG GACTTTACAATGACCCTGTATCTGAGGCACTACTGGAAAGACGACCGCCTGTCCTTCCGGAGCAACAACAACCAGAGCATGACCTTCGATGGCCGCCTGGTGAAGAAAATCTGGGTACCGGACATGTTTTTTGTCCACTCTAAAAAGTCCTTCACCCACGACACCACCACCGATAACGTCATGCTGCGAGTCTACCCAGATGGCAAAGTCCTCTACAGCCTCAG GGTCACAGTCACCGCCATGTGCAGCATGGACTTGAGCCGCTTTCCTCTCGATACGCAGACGTGCTCCTTGGAGATAGAGAGCT ATGCTTATACAGATGATGACCTGATGCTGTATTGGAAGGAAGGAAACCAATCATTAAACACAGATGAGCGAATTTCCCTCTCCCAGTTCCTCATCCAGGAGTTTCATACCACCACAAGGCTGGCCTTCTACAGCAGCACAG GCTGGTACAACCGTCTGTACATCAACTTCACCCTGCGGCGTCACATCTTCTTTTTCCTGCTGCAGACCTACTTCCCTGCTACTCTGATGGTCATGCTGTCCTGGGTGTCCTTCTGGATCGACCGCAGGGCCGTCCCTGCCAGAGTGCCACTGG GTATAACCACGGTGCTCACCATGTCCACCATCATCACTGGGGTTAACGCCTCCATGCCCAGGGTCTCCTACATCAAAGCTGTGGATATTTACCTCTGGGTCAGTTTTGTCTTTGTGTTCCTATCGGTGATAGAGTACGCCGCTGTGAACTACCTGTCTACGCTACAAGAACGCAAGGAAAGGAAACTACGAGAACGGGTTGGTGC TCAGCAGCTGCCCTGTACCTGCGGTATGGCCCATCCTGGCATGATGTCGGACAGCTACAGCGATGTGGACTTCAACACCACGGGGACCTACGGCATGCCGGAGGAGAACGGGGTGAAAAGGGAGAGGATGCTGGTGCAGCTGGCGATGGAGAGCGACCAGATCACCGGCCACGTCGGCTCCAGCGCCTACAGCAACGTCTGGATCGACACGCACGCCATAGACAAATACTCGCGGGTCATCTTTCCTGCGGCGTACATACTCTTCAACATCATCTACTGGTCTATCTACTGCTAA
- the LOC139933359 gene encoding xaa-Arg dipeptidase-like, whose amino-acid sequence MSQRTDSLVELKQKVGRCIDEAKEKLHRLSQDIWSCPELAYEERKAHDRMVAFFSQEEGWKVDGHFKLETAFRATWGPGGGQGAVVSVGFLCEYDALPGIGHACGHNLIAEVGAASALGLKALVESTADFTVRVQVTVLGTPAEEDGGGKIDMIRERAFEGLDVVFMAHPMQDDAPYLPDVAEHDVTIKYHGKASHASAYPWEGVNALDAAVLCYNNLSVLRQQIKPDWRIHGVIKHGGVKPNIIPAYTELEYYLRTPTRSELPIIKAKADKCFRSAAMATGCEVEVEFAKNAFDNILRNKTLEDLYEENGKALGIEFTTDEEVLTNASGSTDFGNVSFVVPGIHPYFYIGSKALNHTEEYTVASGDEKAQFYTLRAAKALAMTALDVLLCPELLQRVKEEFAEAKLKEDRMLKGGQPDDTPKNN is encoded by the exons ATGTCGCAGCGAACAGACTCGCTGGTGGAGCTGAAGCAGAAAGTTGGCCGCTGCATTGATGAAGCCAAAGAAAAGCTGCACCGCCTCAGTCAGGACATCTGGAGCTGTCCGGAGCTGGCTTACGAGGAGAGGAAGGCTCATGACCGGATGGTAGCGTTTTTCTCTCAGGAGGAAGGCTGGAAGGTCGACGGTCACTTCAAACTTGAGACCGCGTTCCGTGCCACATGGGGACCCGGCGGCGGGCAGGGCGCCGTGGTCAGCGTCGGGTTCCTGTGCGAGTACGACGCCTTGCCCGGTATCGGACACGCATGTGGACACAACCTGATCGCTGAGGTTGGAGCTGCTTCGGCTCTGGGGCTGAAAGCTTTGGTGGAGAGCACGGCCGACTTCACTGTCCGGGTGCAG GTGACAGTGCTGGGGACTCCAGCTGAGGAGGATGGTGGAggtaaaatagacatgataaggGAGCGTGCGTTCGAGGGTCTGGATGTGGTGTTCATGGCCCACCCCATGCAGGACGACGCTCCCTATCTGCCAGATGTGGCTGAACATGA TGTTACTATAAAGTACCACGGCAAGGCCTCTCATGCCTCAGCTTACCCCTGGGAGGGAGTCAATGCGCTCGATGCAGCGGTGCTTTGCTACAACAACCTGTCTGTCCTCAGACAGCAGATCAAGCCAGACTGGAGGATCCATG GTGTCATAAAGCATGGTGGAGTGAAACCAAACATCATCCCTGCCTACACTGAGCTGGAGTACTACCTGCGGACCCCGACACGCTCCGAGCTCCCCATCATCAAGGCAAAAGCTGATAAGTGTTTTAGATCGGCCGCCATGGCAACTGGCTGTGAG GTTGAAGTCGAGTTTGCGAAAAATGCTTTTGACAACATCTTGCGAAACAAGACACTTGAGGATCTGTATGAGGAAAATGGCAAAGCTTTGGGGATTGAATTCACGACAGATGAAGAAGTTCTTACCAATGCTTCCG GCTCCACAGATTTCGGTAATGTGTCTTTTGTGGTTCCTGGGATCCATCCTTACTTCTACATTGGCTCAAAGGCTCTTAACCACACTGAAGAATACACCGTCGCTTCCG GCGATGAGAAAGCCCAGTTCTACACCCTGCGGGCAGCGAAGGCTCTGGCCATGACGGCCCTGGATGTGCTGCTGTGTCCGGAGCTGCTGCAGAGGGTGAAGGAGGAGTTCGCTGAGGCCAAACTGAAGGAGGACAGGATGCTGAAGGGCGGACAGCCTGACGACACTCCAAAAAACAATTAA
- the LOC139933355 gene encoding xaa-Arg dipeptidase-like yields the protein MSQRTDSLVELKQKVGRCIDEAKEKLHRLSQDIWSCPELAYEERKAHDRMVAFFSQEEGWKVDGHFKLETAFRATWGPGGGQGAVVSVGFLCEYDALPGIGHACGHNLIAEVGAASALGLKALVESTADFPVRVQVTVLGTPAEEDGGGKIDMVREGAFEGLDVVFMAHPSQEDAPYLPCVAEHDVTIKYHGKASHASAYPWEGVNALDAAVLCYNNLSVLRQQIKPDWRIHGVIKHGGVKPNIIPAYTELEYYLRTPTRSELPIIKAKAEMCFRSAAMATGCEVEVEFARNTFDNILRNARLEELYEKNGKSLGMEFTTDEEVLTNGSGSTDFGNVSFVVPGIHPYFYIGSNALNHTEGYTVAAGDEKAQFYTLRAAKALAMTALDVLLCPELLQRVKEEFAEAKLKEDRMLKTGTSKTFKKRGGRAAAHKLHTSLQKTESV from the exons ATGTCGCAGCGAACAGACTCGCTGGTGGAGCTGAAGCAGAAAGTTGGCCGCTGCATTGATGAAGCCAAAGAAAAGCTGCACCGCCTCAGTCAGGACATCTGGAGCTGTCCGGAGCTGGCTTACGAGGAGAGGAAGGCTCATGACCGGATGGTAGCGTTTTTCTCTCAGGAGGAAGGCTGGAAGGTCGACGGTCACTTCAAACTTGAGACTGCGTTCCGTGCCACATGGGGACCCGGCGGCGGGCAGGGCGCCGTGGTCAGCGTCGGGTTCCTGTGCGAGTACGACGCCTTGCCCGGTATCGGACACGCATGTGGGCACAACCTGATCGCTGAGGTTGGAGCTGCTTCGGCTCTGGGGCTGAAAGCTTTGGTGGAGAGCACGGCCGACTTCCCAGTCCGGGTGCAG GTGACGGTGCTGGGGACCCCAGCTGAGGAGGATGGTGGAGGTAAAATCGACATGGTGAGGGAGGGTGCGTTTGAGGGCCTGGATGTGGTGTTCATGGCCCACCCCTCTCAGGAGGACGCCCCCTACCTGCCCTGTGTGGCTGAACATGA TGTTACTATAAAGTACCACGGCAAGGCCTCTCATGCCTCAGCTTACCCCTGGGAGGGAGTCAATGCGCTCGATGCAGCGGTGCTTTGCTACAACAACCTGTCTGTCCTCAGACAGCAGATCAAGCCAGACTGGAGGATCCATG GTGTCATAAAGCATGGTGGAGTGAAACCAAACATCATCCCTGCCTACACTGAGCTGGAGTACTACCTGCGGACCCCGACACGCTCCGAGCTCCCCATCATCAAGGCAAAAGCTGAGATGTGTTTTAGATCGGCCGCCATGGCAACTGGCTGTGAG GTTGAAGTCGAGTTTGCGAGAAATACATTTGACAACATCTTGCGAAACGCCAGACTGGAGGAGCTGTACGAGAAAAACGGCAAATCTCTGGGGATGGAGTTCACCACAGATGAGGAAGTTCTCACTAACGGATCCG GCTCCACAGACTTTGGCAATGTGTCTTTTGTAGTTCCTGGGATCCATCCCTACTTCTACATTGGCTCTAACGCTCTGAACCACACTGAAGGATACACTGTCGCTGCTG GTGATGAGAAAGCCCAGTTCTACACCCTGCGGGCAGCGAAGGCTCTGGCCATGACGGCCCTGGATGTGCTGCTGTGTCCGGAGCTGCTGCAGAGGGTGAAGGAGGAGTTCGCTGAGGCCAAACTGAAGGAGGACAGGATGCTGAAGACAGGAActtcaaaaacatttaaaaagagaGGTGGAAGAGCTGCTGCACACAAACTGCATACTAGCCTCCAAAAGACTGAATCTGTGTAG
- the cfap206 gene encoding cilia- and flagella-associated protein 206 → MSRAQAEGVIKNIIREIVQECAVKGHAVSETLVAFMVKAVVLDPTNEFNVDRTLTKQDVQKLEELCVDKLMEKCSPTLDTIKMQVYFDMNYTSRREFIEEHRRVLQSRLSPVSREITDSRVKTRDEVEAVYRKIIDYVLLRSGMGSPTDVSTQREATAALQSVFPQPELGAFMSLVKKEKEQQLSELTMVVAGIRLFNKFTKKGGEGIDDLPAILNEVLPATSKGIENELSLSQSLAWKYTALLEKLTDSDRQTGERDVSLDLLRQALYNVRQHEVFLKVILADVCLCAKQVELLQTQLVLQMKLLKETVHSKTAVPTAQVFPHFTALAELWSGLQDEMGLLNILGSMAVNLQPFLAAQSEIFTEARLDERLEGAEVKTDEQRMTESADDRIDPFEIKTQEWLLPETTANFDKLPLQYNGVCGFTLVNKDGLLLPGNPSIGVLKHRERFYIFSSKEAALKFASAADGFIAQVAEKTKRSPELIQLLELHQQFACVTPYSEMQSGESFLVKPITKCDSCTQTETHPLETNIVKSYEWNEWELRRKAMKLANLRTKVTHSMQTNLSHMRRDNATQTFLPKDAACQSKRDGETNVPRPGVYLAGLRGDKTGHVIKTNLTRSIDE, encoded by the exons ATGTCCCGGGCTCAAGCAGAAGGTGTGATTAAAAACATTATCCGTGAGATAGTCCAAGAATGTGCAGTGAAGGGACATGCTGTGTCGGAGACATTGGTGGCGTTTATG GTGAAAGCTGTTGTGCTGGACCCAACAAATGAGTTCAATGTTGATCGCACACTGACCAAGCAAGATGTCCAGAAACTTGAGGAG ctgtgtgtggaTAAACTTATGGAAAAGTGTAGCCCGACCCTTGACACTATCAAAATGCAAGTCTATTTTGATATGAATTACACCTCTCGAC GCGAGTTCATCGAGGAGCACCGCCGGGTGCTTCAGTCCAGGCTGAGCCCAGTGAGCAGAGAGATCACCGACAGCAGGGTGAAGACACGGGACGAGGTGGAGGCCGTTTACCGCAAGATCATCGATTATGTCCTGCTGCGCTCCGGCATGGGCTCGCCCACTGATGTCAGCACACAGCGAGAGGCTACAG CTGCCTTACAGAGCGTCTTCCCTCAGCCTGAACTGGGAGCCTTCATGTCGCTcgtgaagaaggagaaggagcagcagctcagtgagCTGACCATGGTCGTCGCAGGGATCCGACTCTTCAACAAATTCAccaagaagggaggagagggcatTGATGACC TACCTGCGATTCTTAATGAAGTTCTTCCAGCCACCAGTAAAGGCATAGAAAATGAACTGAGTCTATCGCAGAGTTTGGCGTGGAAATACACGGCTCTACTGGAGAAGCTGACGgactctgacagacagaccggGGAACGAGACGTGTCCCTCGACCTGCTGAGACAGGCTCTCTACAATGTCAGACAGCATGAAGTTTTCCTGAAAGTCATATTG GCTGATGTATGTTTATGTGCCAAGCAAGTTGAACTGCTGCAGACTCAGCTGGTGTTGCAGATGAAGCTGCTGAAAGAAACGGTGCATTCAAAGACAGCTGTACCCACTGCACAGGTTTTT CCACACTTCACGGCTCTAGCGGAGCTGTGGTCTGGACTCCAGGATGAGATGGGGCTGCTGAACATCCTTGGCAGCATGGCGGTGAACCTGCAGCCCTTCCTCGCCGCTCAGTCGGAGATCTTCACGGAGGCCCGGCTGGACGAGCGGCTGGAGGGGGCGGAGGTGAAGACGGACGAACAGAGAATGACCGAGTCCGCAG ATGACCGCATCGATCCGTTTGAGATTAAGACTCAGGAGTGGCTCCTGCCGGAAACAACAGCCAACTTTGACAAGCTGCCGCTGCAGTATAACGGAGTCTGTGGCTTTACGCTTGTGAATAAGGACGGGCTGTTACTGCCAG GTAATCCGAGCATCGGCGTCTTGAAGCACAGGGAGAGGTTCTACATTTTTAGCTCCAAAGAAGCCGCCTTGAAATTTGCCTCCGCTGCAGACGGGTTCATTGCGCAAGTGGCAGAGAAAACCAAGCGTTCCCCTGAGCTGATTCAACTCCTCGAACTCCACCAGCAGTTTGCCTGCGTCACTCCGTACTCTGAG ATGCAGTCGGGAGAGAGTTTCCTGGTGAAGCCCATCACCAAGTGTGACAGCTGCACCCAGACTGAGACCCACCCGCTGGAGACAAACATCGTCAAGTCGTACGAGTGGAACGAGTGGGAGCTCAGACGGAAAGCAATGAAACTG GCTAATCTTCGGACCAAAGTGACGCACTCGATGCAGACTAATCTGAGTCATATGAGACGGGACAACGCCACTCAGACCTTCCTCCCCAAGGACGCCGCTTGTCAAAGCAAGAGGGACGGCGAGACAAACGTGCCGCGGCCTGGGGTCTACCTGGCCGGTCTGCGAGGAGACAAAACTGGACATGTGATCAAAACAAACCTGACCAGGTCTATTGATGAATAA